The Thermodesulfovibrio sp. 3462-1 genome contains the following window.
TTACTGCTCCTGCATCTTTCATAAGGTTAATCCCGATTTCCCAGTCCTGTTTTTTTCTGCTACACACAGCATCACATGGTACAAAAACATAATAATGCCTTAAAAGAAAGTCAAGTGCTGTTTGACATACACATACATGGGTTTCCATTCCAGTAAGAATGATTTTTTGCCTGCCAAGTTCTCTTATTTTAATGGCAAATTTTTCTTCTCCAAAACAGCTAAAATATATTTTTTCAATAGCTTGTTCACTTAAAAGATTTCCTATTTGCTCAAGAGTTTTTCCTAATCCTTTAGGATACTGCTCAGTAAAAACAACAGGAATTTGATAAAGCTTGCAAAGCTCAATTAAAACAGTGATATTTTTTATTGTTCTCTCAATAATCTCTTCTTTCATAGCTCTGGCAAGCTTTTCCTGCATATCAACTATTACAAGTAAAGCCTCCTCAGCAGTTATAAAAAACTTTTCAGCAGTCAATTCATACCTCCTCTGCAAGTTCTCTTAAAAGTTTTATTATATCATCTATTCTAAATGGTTTGGTAACATACCACTTAACTCCTAATTCTTTAGCTGTTTGTTTGTCTACTTCTTGCCCCTTTGCTGTAAGCATAACAATTTTCATGTTCCATGAAGGAGGTTGTTTTTGTAAAACTCTGCAAACTTCAAACCCGCTCATCTTTGGCATCATAATGTCTAATAACACTATATCAGGTTTTTCCTTTTTTATTAATTCAAGACCTTCTTCTCCGTCACAGGCTTCTATTGCTTGAATATCAATGTCCTCTATTTCATCAATTATTTGAAGAATTAATTCTCTTATGATAGGTTCATCATCAACTATTAATATTTTCAATGCCTTCCTCCTTTCTTTTTAAAGGGATCGTAAAATAAAAGATGCTACCTTTGCCCAATTGACTTTCAACCCAGATTTCTCCTCCATGAGCTTCTACAATCTGTTTTGAAATTGGAAGTCCTAATCCTGTTCCTTTTGGTTTGCCTCTTATCAGGTCTCCAACTTGTTTAAATTTCTCAAAAATCCTGTCTTTTTCTTCTTCAGGAATTCCTATGCCAGTGTCTTCCACAGATACAAGGATCTCATCTCCATTAAGCTGTGCTTTGCATTTTACATATCCTTTCTCAGTAAATTTTAATGCATTTGATAGCAGATTAATAACAACCTGAATAAGTCTTTCTTTATCAGCATTTATCTCTGGAAGGCCTGGTTGAATCTCCATATAGAAGGGAAGTCCTTTCTGTTCAAAAAGTGATGAAACAGCCTTGTATGCATCTGTTATGACTTCATTTAATGAAATCTCTGTGAAATTCCATATAGCCTTACCTGACTCAAGTTTTGAAATGTCAAGAACATCATTTATCAATGAAGTTATCCTCTCTCCTTCAGAAAAAATGATGTTAAAATTTTTGTTAATCTTGCTTACTGCTTTGGATAACTTTGAATCATTAAGATCAAGATGGGGGAGAATATTTTCAACAAATTTTTTATTTATCATCTCAATAAACCCAAGTATTGAAGTAAGAGGAGTTCTTAATTCATGGCTTACCACTGTGATAAACTCAGTTTTAAGTCTATCAACTTCTTTTTCCTGAGTAATATCTCTTATTAAGATAACAGAACCAAGAATTCCTTTTGCCTCTGATTCTTCAGAAAAATACTCTTTTTTAATGCTTTTTGCAACCGCCTTTCCAATTCTTTGATTAACAAGATTTATTTCAGTGGAGACAACTTCTTCAGTATTAAGTGATTTTTTTGCCAATTTATCAAGCTCCTTTCCAAGAATTTCTACATTTTTACCTATCATTTCAAACTCTGCTTTACCAAACATCTCTGAAGCAGCAGGATTAATGTGATTAATTACTCCATCTTTGTCAACAACAATAAGTCCATCTGCCATGTTGTCAATTATAGTAGTCAGATAGG
Protein-coding sequences here:
- a CDS encoding isochorismatase family protein, with the translated sequence MTAEKFFITAEEALLVIVDMQEKLARAMKEEIIERTIKNITVLIELCKLYQIPVVFTEQYPKGLGKTLEQIGNLLSEQAIEKIYFSCFGEEKFAIKIRELGRQKIILTGMETHVCVCQTALDFLLRHYYVFVPCDAVCSRKKQDWEIGINLMKDAGAVITCTETLVFQILKKAGTDEFKKMLEFIK
- a CDS encoding response regulator — protein: MKILIVDDEPIIRELILQIIDEIEDIDIQAIEACDGEEGLELIKKEKPDIVLLDIMMPKMSGFEVCRVLQKQPPSWNMKIVMLTAKGQEVDKQTAKELGVKWYVTKPFRIDDIIKLLRELAEEV
- a CDS encoding ATP-binding protein; the protein is MSKLFQKTLLGIIFLFAIIFVTISIFSGWHLYNNLTEEYKSKGTAIASSIASSSAETILNLDSATVQAMIDQFLEIEGVSYVFVVDSTGEIISHTFIPAIPEEIKKIAQIHKRGIKDVSIYGAGDFLDIVSPITEGAVGYVHVGMNKNNINQKMWAVLGKQLTLLSLIFIFSVFLAYFMVNKISQPLNQLTEYAKKLLAHDFDAKVDIKSKDEIGLLANTMQSMANNINEVFDRYEFALKDAVVELQDTLAYLTTIIDNMADGLIVVDKDGVINHINPAASEMFGKAEFEMIGKNVEILGKELDKLAKKSLNTEEVVSTEINLVNQRIGKAVAKSIKKEYFSEESEAKGILGSVILIRDITQEKEVDRLKTEFITVVSHELRTPLTSILGFIEMINKKFVENILPHLDLNDSKLSKAVSKINKNFNIIFSEGERITSLINDVLDISKLESGKAIWNFTEISLNEVITDAYKAVSSLFEQKGLPFYMEIQPGLPEINADKERLIQVVINLLSNALKFTEKGYVKCKAQLNGDEILVSVEDTGIGIPEEEKDRIFEKFKQVGDLIRGKPKGTGLGLPISKQIVEAHGGEIWVESQLGKGSIFYFTIPLKRKEEGIENINS